The following DNA comes from Solanum stenotomum isolate F172 chromosome 11, ASM1918654v1, whole genome shotgun sequence.
TTTGTGTAGATATCACTCTCAATGATCTGAATcgtaacataaaaataaaaaaattatgtttttaccACTTCACTACAAGATTTGACAGTGGTCATGTTAGCAATATTGGTTGTGATGATTGTACTATCATCAAGTTGAtagcttctcttcttcttcttttttccaagTGTTATTATGAACTGTTATgcatttgatataaatatttttcagatgCGTTATTCATGGCTTTATAGTTTTAGTTGGAACAGTTGCATTCATTTTCTTGGTATTTTGACTGTTCATATATAGTGGTAGATGACTAGTTATTTACTTGAAGTTAAATccaaaaagaaaaggtaaaatatATTGAGACTATTTTGGAAACTTAAATATCTTTCAAtagccaaaaaaatatattagataAGACATATCTTGAAGATAATATTAGAGCACTCACGAATTTTGTGGTCACAAGTGCACTATTATTTAGGACACACATaaaactagagaaaaaaaaatattaagatgtgTTATGAATCACTTATAATAAGTTATCTACGTCACATTTTATGGGGTGTGATTTCGattctttctttgattttattaacGTGAGATATTTTGTACATATATCGCTCTAGTACTTATGATGACGCTTACGACCTCTCACAAGAAGGCAAGCAAAACTTTGTTACAATGACAATAGTTACAATATTTCGGTTATTATAATGAATATTcactacaaaaataaattaaaattagctacataattttaaaataatttgttgtCAATTTATTGTTTAGTAAGATTAATAACAAATTCTATTATTTAGCTATAGAATTTGTCCGTCATCAATTCCTACTTTGTTTGACCTAATTCATACATGTTTAATCTTTTTCAAATATACGAAGAGAGCTTCAAGAAAAAGGGCTTGTACTAGGTAAGTGATACTTTATTACTTCAAACGAATAGTGTTGCCTCACCCTTTTTAGCTAGGTTAAGAAGCTTATATTGAAACACTACTAATTAAAATTCGAGTTATCCATATTTTTGATAGAAATATATATCTGTTagtaattaataagaaaaatcaagattttCGAAGATAAGTAAGGCAACGATTCTTTTATTCCACAAATTTAACTTACATAAtcaagctttttttttttaagataagcggaaaatatatttttttcactaacttaacttaaataaaatagttaaaccACATAGATATTTACATATTTTCTTGGCATGTACCTAATTTAATCCTAAATATCTTTTTATCTACCCTAGTTGATCATGAACAAATTTTATCTTTCCTAGTTCatgaacaaactaaaataaCACATGTATCTTAATTAATTTCCTATACATGAATTATCTTAATTTATGCatcaaaaaaatacttttttcttttcccaaCATAGGAATCATTTTTCAACATGCGGTTGGAAATGTTGAGCAAAAAGAAATTTCCAATGGATCagtataattttataagtgagatttaaaaaaaaaatgaggtgtacataaattaatcttatttatttatagtgtaggaatgttatttttaatagatcCTTGacttaaataaatcatttttcaaaacatgTTAAAAAAATGTAAGAGTAAAAAACTATGATCGATGAGAacattaaagaaagaaaagtattGTCAATAAAATAGTAAACGTAACCAAATTAAGttttagaaaaataacaatagtaataaaaatataaaatcgaAGGATGAGATAATGCTAGCATTTttataagaagaaagaaaagtgtTTGATTACCTACTAATTGTCTTTTATGATTCTCAACCTCCATGCTCTCCTATATAAGGTTATGTCTGAGTTGAgcctaaaaatattataacatgAATGCTAATTAATCAGaattttaatatggatattaaatatcaaatgaGAAAAACTTTGATTCTAATTAGCTGTTTTTTCTCCCTCTCTTTGGGACAGATAAGGTAATCACTACATGTGAGATgacattaatttttttggacACTTTTGTTAGTTTAAActgtaaattaattaaatgactaaCACTTCTATACTTTCTATGAAAATTGTTGCTTAACTTTCAAATTCACATAGAAAATTAGGTTGTTTGATTTATGGTGGACACGATATGGTAGATACTAAATTATCATATTAAAATACTATTTGATATCATGATTTCGGTATTATGATAATTGATGacattttaaaaagatttgatAATCAACATATTGAATACcgtactaaaatatataatttcatataCAATTCAATTATATTCTTATGATACTAACAAACTCATAAGTTAATATTAGTACTAAACTAATTGTTTAGTCGAAAACATTGATTACTTTATTTTGATTGCAATGTTTTTTTTGAAtaatcgattaacaaagtaatTGTTTATACTTTCATTTGAATATTTCTACACAATTATCAAGGTGTAATTAGTATGATATAATTGagatattttttgtaaaaaacaAAAGTCATAATTTTCTATTATATGTAAGTCAAGTCGaacaaatcataaattaaaattgaacttacaaatattgaaatcatatatataccgaattaatttgatatgataataatataatatttttaaaatcaaaaataaaaatttttaCTATTGTATCATGTGCACCCATAATTTAACTAgcgtatttttatatttgtcacaTAAAAATGGAACGGAGTAACTTTATTTACCAATTGATGATTTGATTTCAAGACACATGATCCgaagaatttgaatttattcttAGTGTTCTTGAAAATATTCCAAATTTGAAGTCACTTCAACTTTTAACCAAATTCTTTTAAAGTTGGCCAATAAAATTATAGATCTAGAATAATAATATGTTGTATGACAGATAAgagataataaattttatttttaaaggaaATAAATGGTTCACATTTAATTGTTTTGTCATACCAATGCATGCATTTCACTAGCATAAATTATCATACGAGTTACGATCAGATGAATAGGTTCCTttatacttttaattaaatattgcaGGTTCAAATTCGATAAACGaagaaaaaaatctttataaGGAGACACTAAGCTTGTACattgtaaaattaaattaatcaaatttcaaaataaatatcaaacgCTAAAATATTTGAGGGGTTGAGAAtgccaaaattttatttaatcttaaaaagaatattgggaagaatattattatatgtgTGTGAAGTTTCCATTCCGAATATATAGGAGCTAGAGATATAAATGATATGTCCCTAACATTTCAACACGTCACAAAAATAGCAATAATAAACGACTACGTTTCAGTCTCAAACAAATATTTAGggttgattaattttatataaacacgtctcaaacaaatatttagggttgattaattttatataaactcgtctcaaacaaatattattgatagcaataataaaaaataggtgaattaatttttttaactcaATGATATCGTTGGAAgttaaaaattagttttatgattctttttttaattccaTAAACATAGGTATGTACGAAAACGGTATATATGTATCATTTGATAGACAACGAGGGTAAAAATGCATCATTTGTTAGATGGTGatgatatatatacattatttgaTTGACAATGAGTGAGGTATACATGCATCACCTTAATTTTAAACGAAGAATATATATGCTCCAAATTTCAAAATTGGCGAGTATATTAGCCCCTTTataaatataagataaaaaaatattacaagttTGTTGTATTTTCTATTGACATACATATAAATCTACAAAACACTAAACAACTCCTAGAAATGCAAAGGCcagaatttcaattttatagATTCTAAATTTTAGAACGACGACTTCAAGTGTTattaaatagattttaaatttaatatttgtatatatttaataaatttattaatataaatatattgtttgaTCAAAAACTATTGGGTTCAACTGAATTTGTATCCAGACGCAGAGGCGGACAACCCATGTATTCATGTGATGGTGCACGTCATGCGCCTATTAACTtcgaaaaaataatatgtatatataactgGATGTGATAAAGCAGGGGTTGATAATTTTGAACTTGCGACCTAATGGTGCAAAGTGAAGTTCAAAACCAACACTCCACCAAGCAAAGTTTATAtacttaagttatttaattcAAATGTATACATTATTACATTAGTTTTATATTTCTACGTTTGATAGAAATATCCCACAAATTAATATTGAATGATATACATTAACTAACGTgcatttatattaatttttatttctcatgAATGATAACTTATAAAGGTAATATATAGAGGTAAGTCTCTATGATAATCATTAAATGGTAACTAACTTGTTATAATAAGTGAAATACATTTATTATCCAGCTAGAGAATAGAATTCAGATATTCCTTTTTGGTGTAaagttttatttagttttacaATACTTAGCAACCCCGTACACAAATATTCTGCGTTATCAAAGTTCGGAAAAAAAATCACACTTTTAAGGGTGTAATGTAGATAGTCTATTCTAATACAAGTATATTAGTGACGGCTTCCATAACTCAAATCTATGACTTATAGATAACACTGAGACAATTTTATTGTTGTTCCAAAACTCCATATTACCATCCTAATAATTAAGAattcaaagggaaaaaaagtCATGAAAATAGGGTTGATGAATAGACAAAAAGCATCAATGCtagaacaaaataaattaataaataaataaatggaaaataataatgTTTGGTTAGAACATTATTAAACTtttcattgctttatatttATCCCCCCCTATCCATGAATCTTGTCAATGGTTGAGACCTAATCTTCTCCTAGTAAAAGATTTTTTAGTTctcatagaaaaaaaaatattagcatCTTTTATTGATAAGATATGTGGTTGTACTGATTTGTTAGGACAACCAGACATGTTGCTTTATTCAAGTCGAGAGTcgagaattttaaatttatgaattttagatcgtaattttaagtatatatattcttaatataaataaatacatgatTTAGGCCGGACCTAATAGTTTTTGTGGTAGATCTCTCCTCCATATCCTTtgcaatttaaataaaaacaaaataattttctccaaaaactctcatattttattttgaccttttatatgtaaaaaaaaaaaagaacttcttgaatttgttttatGCAAAACTAATCACTTGACCATTTTTTAAGACAAAgaacaaaattatttgaaagATAATAGTAGTAGTTATtgataatttcttattttgataCTTATGAATATGACaaagtaaatttaatttttaattcattgaaACAtgtatttttggattttttaggTAGAAAGTATGTTATGTTTCGACTATATTTAGAACTATATTACCATCTTAATATGGAAAATATTAATGCAAGCTTCATAACATATGAGTAAAATAGTGGAACAATTAGTAATAATGATAAATTTGTGGATATAAACAAGCAAAGAATCAAAGTGCACATTTTAGTTAATTGTTGATTAAGTGTATATACACTTGATAGTATGTAATAATTGTGGGACCAAAAATGTCAtttacccttaaataaataaggaATGATTTGGAATCTTTTCATCGTTCAGAattcttgaaaatgaaaatgttgttgtgaaaaataaatcttacagtatgtaaataaatatatattttttcggTGAAGAAATCTATTTATTATTCACTTCAAAAAAtcgttctttttttcttatgaaaaaaTAGCACAgacaaacaaatattttattcttttagcaTCCAATTTAACCATATAAGTTGGGGATATAAAATTTCAGGAATATGTCtttgaaataaaagaatattattataacaaAAGAATAGATATATTTGGAGGAACCAACCCAACTTCATGACCTATAAGCATAGATTTCTACTTTGACAAAAATGTTAATTAATCGAATTGGTGCAACAGGTGATATTCCACAATGAAAGCTAGAGGTTGATTTCTTTTATCAATATCTTCTTAGTCGAGTTCCTCACATCGAACTTATCTAAtgtgatttataatttttttttagagtctGTGAGCTTTtacacaaaaagaaaatttattttgtgtgCATCCAAAAATAACGACTATCAATTTACCTTaggttccaaaaaaaaaacctaaatcaTAAGGAAAAAATAGCTAGAATGATTGGTGATTAATTCAACTTTATAATATACATTGATTATATAAAAGTTTTTATATCCTTAGCGTTATTCTTGGTTTCGTTATTGTGCGCATAAAAAGTGAcctgaaaaataaaatacattattttacATTAATTATACTAACTTAAATTtgtgaaaaattataaattcagatcatttttattgtaaatttaTTGGACTGTTGTGTAGTATAAATCCCACCGATCACAATAACACATCAAAAGAGTTTTATTACTtagaaaaattattcaaattcgACGCTAAGTTTAAGAGTTTTATTATGCCACAACATTTTGGTTTTTTTCTTAACAATATTTGTGTGGTAatagacttttaaaatttgtaatcATAGACAAAATTTTAAACTTAGAATGTGTccaacatttatttttgttggcaATTCCAATGAGAATGAAGTGGAAAAGTAGTAAGTTGGATTTAGAACATCGTGAGATTCCTATCTACCTTTGGTGTAAAACGGAGATCTGCAAGAAGTCAACTCTAGTACGAGAGGACTAGGTTGAACTAACCTATGGTGTACCGGTCATTATGCCAATAGCAACACCAGCTAAGTTGGTATGGAAGAACTGTGTTCAAAACTTCGACATGCAAGATGTGAAGCAATCTCGTACCAAATGAAACGACTTTCACTTCAAATAAAATGATAGAAATGATATCGGCCAAAGGCAAGTAAATAATAATGCAAACAAGAATATTTCAGCTGGCAAAAAACACATAATTAAAGccagaaaaaaacattttaactgGACAAATATTAGCTAAAATAAACACCCCTAAGCTTACTTCCTTTTACCCTCCACCTTTTTCTATACAATAATAAAAACCATTTCCCTTCTCCTTGTACCAAATCAAAATTATAGTACTTCAAAGGGCAAGAGCCAAAAAAAAACTAGCCCGAACGATGAATCGCCATTCTACAAAAGCAATCCTGAGAGGGGACTAAAAGGCTTGGCACGTCGAGAATCTGGATATTGTGGCGAAAAATTAGGATTAGCTTTGAGAAAAACCACGAGGGTCGGCCTAAGTGTACAATGTTAGTCATGGCAAGCATGGTTGATTGCTCGCTCTTAACACGTCCAGACAAAGATCACAGTCTCTCATCTGTTGAGCATTGTTAAGTACAAGGTCTACCTGTTGCTGGTATAGACGCTGCTTGGTGATACGAATGCATCATTGCTGTGTCGTTATCAATGGCCTTAGCAGATTCCTCTGCGCCTTTTGATGTTTGCTCCAAGAGGCGAACAAGTGAGATGAATATCTCCATCCTCGTCACGTCTCTATTTGCCTGTAATTAAACATCAAATTATTGAAATGTTTGGGCTACTATAAGAAGGCATAACACCTAGATAGCCCCTTAAACTTGACACGTTTGGTAAGATAAGACGCTCAAACTTAGTCAGTGACCATATAGACAGTTGAACTTGGCAGAAGTGTGTACCTCTACGGCAAACCTCGCCCATATTTTGTCGTTCCTCGTTTCCATAACCCCTTTTAAGATGGTCAAGCCCAATCCTCTTATTATGTCGGCTATTTCCAGAAATAGACCGCGTTCTTCACAAAGCATCTGCAGAAAACAAACCAACTCAGCTGAAATAAATGAATGAGTCCACAGAAGAGTCAAAACTTCATAATTTATAGATGTCCTGACCTCCACGAGCATTTGACGAGGTTGATTCAGATCCTCAACTATGATCGGGCAGACCATAGACTGTGAACCAACTTCATATGCCCACGTCGCTCCTCCttcaaaattatcttttaaaagCAATCCTCCTTCCTTGCTGATAATCTGCAAGTTGACAACATGAGGGGAAAGGTCGTAAGTATTTCTCATACATTCAGGCTTCTTGTATCACTTGCTAACACGTCATTCGAACATTTTGTAGACACATTTCAATGTGTATCATCTGAACTTGAAAACTAATTTTTGACAATGGGATCATAACAAAGGTTAAATGGTTATAATCAAACCTTTGACTCTCCAGTCTGTTTTAATTTGTCCGCATGTTTTGTGACGCTCTGCAAGAAAAGCATGTGCTTGATCGTGCGTTCCAATAGTGCATCAATGCTACACTGAAATCACAAAACCAAAATGGAAAAGGTATCTGTAAGAGAAAATATTCATTCAACGAGTCTACAAAACTAGAGGAGGACATGGTAAATAGTTCAACATATGTACCTTTGCCCCATTTGGAACAATTTCTCGCAGTTCTTTCACACGATCTTGGATCATTTGCCGATCTTTTGGTCTAGGTCTAGGATTCTCACCTGGTTTAAGCCTTTTGCGACCGGTCTTGCTCGTCTCATCAGGCTTCTTAGAATATCCAGTAGAAACACTGCTAGTTGGCTTTGTATCATGACCTTGTTCCACCCATGAACTAATTTGTGACCCATAAATTGAACTACTCTGTGAATAAGCTCCTGTCTTTTCTTTATCGGATCTAAATGACCGAGAAACCGTTGTTCCTGATTTTGCAAGGTTCTTGGGTTTCCCAAATACATCTCCTTGAATTTGACTCGAGAAACCAGCTCGGCCATAGGACGATGAGATATTTGGAGCAGAGGAGCTACTCAAATTTGTCAACGTTGTCCGACAAGAAACATCATCATCCAGATTCTGCTTGGCAGAAGGCTTGGACGCTATAGAATCCAAAAGACGCTCAAAACCAGCCACGAAGAATGATCCACTATCTGATTTTCCTTGATTGACTATCGAAGAAGCATGCTGACTAATCACAGAAGTAGAGTTACTCTTAACCCGATCCCATGTGTTTGAGTCTGGTCCATTACTTTGATAACTGTTCCTGTTTCCATTgaatagtttatttttaaaatcagcACCCAGAACATCAAACAGGTCATCCCCCGAGTGACGTTGGACACAGGAATCTTCATACTTGTTTTCAAGTAATGCACTCTGCCCCACATATTCATGTTTTTCACCACAAACCTCTTGCACCGACTTGCTTGTACTACATGGATGCTCATTCTGTGTTAGCATAATTCCAAGTGCTTGAAACAAATCATTTTCGACTATTCCATTACTCTCATCCCACATAAATTGTGCATTCAGACCATCAGAAATATTACGAGTTATCAAATCATCCCCAACATTTAATTTTGACGTGGTTTGAAGCCCATTTCCAGCCGACTTTGTGCAAGAACTGATTATGTTTGATAGTCCATTGGCATCAGCAGTAGAATTGGGGCATGGAATTGATCGGTGATGCCCATCCCCTCGTTTACATAGTTCATTTTCTCCAGTGGATGGAGAAATTGAATTTCCATGACAACTAGAGATCAGGACATCATTGGGTCTTGGATCAGATGCAGTGAAACCATTAAGCTGGGATACATTGCTTAAGCTGCCGCTATCTACAGTTAATGAGTCAGTAAAAGATTGCTGATGAAAGGGAGGCCTCGGAATGTGTGAAGGAGCTTGTTGACTCATCCACATGTTAGAGCTTGGAGAAATTACCTCCGCTTTAATCAAGTTATTTATTAGCTGGCTATTAGGAGACAGATGTGCTTTCACCTCTGGAATAATTTTCTTGTGAAACTGACGATCATCATGAGATTCAACAAAACATTGGGTCATATTGGACGCTGGAAATGTTGCATCGGTAGACTGCATTATTCTATCCCAAACTTGTGCAGCCATAGAGGAAGAAGTTTGACAAATAAAACCATCAGTCTGACTTGAGTTGCCCTGATAACTGCAGCTAGCAATAACCGGAGCAGAGTTCATTACGTTTGTGCTCACACAAGAATCTACAAGACTTGAACTTCCCAGATAAACTGGTGTGCCAGTATTCACCATCGGATCTTTCGTTGCATTTTCATCGGATAACAAGACACCAGGGACACATCCTAGTTGACTTATCAGTATCCTCACATCCTCCACAAAACTCGTGCTCTCCATTATCTGAGGCaaaaaaattaccattttacttGATGTAGTTTATGATAGtagttataaaaaaagaaattcaatcaATCAATAAGCC
Coding sequences within:
- the LOC125844226 gene encoding transcription factor LHW-like, whose product is MGYLLKEVLKTLCGVNQWSYAVYWKIGCQNTKLLIWEESYYEPSTFSGIHGISGVENPELSFHDWGVCWGSGEVRNPQLMNQAGEGVHLLVNKMMMESQINIVGEGLVGRAAVTGSHQWFHSEGFSRVVHPPEVLKELTGQYSAGIQTIAVVPVLPHGVVQFGSCLHIMESTSFVEDVRILISQLGCVPGVLLSDENATKDPMVNTGTPVYLGSSSLVDSCVSTNVMNSAPVIASCSYQGNSSQTDGFICQTSSSMAAQVWDRIMQSTDATFPASNMTQCFVESHDDRQFHKKIIPEVKAHLSPNSQLINNLIKAEVISPSSNMWMSQQAPSHIPRPPFHQQSFTDSLTVDSGSLSNVSQLNGFTASDPRPNDVLISSCHGNSISPSTGENELCKRGDGHHRSIPCPNSTADANGLSNIISSCTKSAGNGLQTTSKLNVGDDLITRNISDGLNAQFMWDESNGIVENDLFQALGIMLTQNEHPCSTSKSVQEVCGEKHEYVGQSALLENKYEDSCVQRHSGDDLFDVLGADFKNKLFNGNRNSYQSNGPDSNTWDRVKSNSTSVISQHASSIVNQGKSDSGSFFVAGFERLLDSIASKPSAKQNLDDDVSCRTTLTNLSSSSAPNISSSYGRAGFSSQIQGDVFGKPKNLAKSGTTVSRSFRSDKEKTGAYSQSSSIYGSQISSWVEQGHDTKPTSSVSTGYSKKPDETSKTGRKRLKPGENPRPRPKDRQMIQDRVKELREIVPNGAKCSIDALLERTIKHMLFLQSVTKHADKLKQTGESKIISKEGGLLLKDNFEGGATWAYEVGSQSMVCPIIVEDLNQPRQMLVEMLCEERGLFLEIADIIRGLGLTILKGVMETRNDKIWARFAVEANRDVTRMEIFISLVRLLEQTSKGAEESAKAIDNDTAMMHSYHQAASIPATGRPCT